In Vibrio celticus, one genomic interval encodes:
- the torR gene encoding two-component system response regulator TorR produces the protein MSYHVLVVEDDVVTRSKLVGYFQNEGYTVSEAESGAQMRNVLEENNVDLIMLDINLPGEDGLMLTRELRSQSDIGIILVTGRTDSIDKIVGLEMGADDYVTKPFELRELLVRVKNLLWRISAARKTAAGAVEETSDESVVRFGEWTFDIPRRALSKNGEPVKLTKAEYELLVALSSYPNQVLSRERILNMISHRVDAPNDRTIDVLIRRMRAKMEFDPKNPQIFVTVHGEGYMFAGD, from the coding sequence ATGAGCTATCACGTATTAGTCGTAGAAGATGATGTGGTAACCCGCAGTAAACTGGTTGGATACTTCCAGAACGAGGGTTACACAGTGAGCGAAGCAGAAAGCGGCGCTCAAATGAGAAACGTGTTAGAAGAAAACAACGTTGACCTCATTATGCTGGACATCAACTTACCAGGCGAAGATGGATTGATGCTAACTCGCGAATTACGCAGTCAATCAGACATTGGAATTATTTTAGTTACTGGACGCACGGATAGCATCGACAAGATCGTTGGCCTTGAAATGGGCGCTGACGATTACGTTACTAAACCCTTCGAACTTCGCGAGTTATTAGTTCGAGTTAAAAACCTACTTTGGCGTATCTCTGCTGCTCGTAAAACAGCAGCGGGCGCAGTCGAAGAAACATCAGATGAGTCTGTGGTTCGTTTTGGGGAGTGGACATTTGATATCCCTCGTCGCGCGTTAAGCAAAAACGGCGAACCGGTGAAACTGACCAAAGCAGAATACGAACTGCTAGTGGCTTTGTCTTCTTACCCTAATCAAGTATTAAGCCGCGAACGTATTTTGAATATGATTAGCCACCGAGTGGACGCGCCTAATGACCGTACTATCGACGTATTGATTCGTCGTATGCGTGCAAAAATGGAGTTCGATCCTAAGAACCCACAAATCTTTGTGACGGTTCACGGTGAAGGTTACATGTTCGCTGGTGATTGA